The Penaeus monodon isolate SGIC_2016 chromosome 5, NSTDA_Pmon_1, whole genome shotgun sequence genome window below encodes:
- the LOC119573121 gene encoding galactosylgalactosylxylosylprotein 3-beta-glucuronosyltransferase S-like isoform X3, with the protein MGMNRRQRIVMAIIVSGSLVYIILTQALLVFGSAPGEPTQPEVRKLCSVDLKREDSTKASNNSAPIIYVVTPTYRRPEMVAELTRLGQTLTLVKRIHWIVAEDSLTCTAPITGLLQRLGLSYTHLASPMPEVYRKERYVPRGVSNRRAALEWVQEHGSDRGVLFFLDDDNAIDVRLFEEMRPTETVSMWPVGLIGDYTVSSPIVKDGKVIAFYDGWPAGRKFQVDMAGFAVNVGFLKKQKKVTMPYIAGHEEDGFLKSLSLNIKDIEVKADGCTKIYVWHTRTAKNPSRALKLEKHQNDNIKVLTDNMREMGMIK; encoded by the exons ATGGGGATGAATCGCAGGCAGCGCATTGTCATGGCCATAATTGTGAGCGGTTCCCTTGTCTACATCATCCTCACGCAG GCCTTGCTGGTGTTTGGTAGTGCCCCAGGGGAACCCACACAGCCTGAGGTCAGAAAGCTGTGTTCAGTTGACCTGAAGAGAGAAGACAGTACCAAG GCAAGTAACAACAGTGCTCCTATCATCTATGTGGTCACTCCAACATACCGTCGTCCAGAGATGGTGGCTGAACTGACGAGACTTGGTCAGACACTGACTTTAGTGAAGCGCATCCACTGGATTGTGGCTGAGGACAGCCTCACATGCACTGCCCCCATCACAGGGCTGCTTCAGAGGCTTG GTCTCTCTTATACACACCTGGCAAGTCCCATGCCAGAAGTATATCGGAAGGAGAGGTATGTCCCGAGGGGCGTCTCTAACCGCAGGGCTGCGCTGGAGTGGGTTCAAGAACATGGCTCTGACAGAGGAGTCCTGTTCTTCTTAGATGATGACAACGCAATAGATGTCCGGCTCTTTGAGGAGATGAGGCCAACAGAAACCGTTTCCATGTGGCCAGTGGGGCTTATAGGAGATTACACAGTGAGCTCACCCATTGTTAAGGAC GGTAAGGTAATTGCCTTCTATGATGGCTGGCCAGCAGGGAGAAAGTTCCAAGTAGACATGGCAGGATTTGCTGTAAATGTTGGCTTTTTGAAGAAACAG AAAAAAGTGACAATGCCTTACATAGCTGGGCACGAAGAAGATGGCTTCTTGAAGTCACTCAGTttaaacatcaaagatattgaaGTGAAGGCTGATGGCTGCACAAAAATATATGTCTGGCACACGCGCACCGCCAAAAACCCATCAAGAGCACTGAAGTTGGAGAAGCATCAGAACGACAATATTAAAGTACTTACAGACAATATGCGAGAAATggggatgataaaataa
- the LOC119573121 gene encoding galactosylgalactosylxylosylprotein 3-beta-glucuronosyltransferase S-like isoform X2, whose amino-acid sequence MDSDKELGLWVAASFMGMNRRQRIVMAIIVSGSLVYIILTQALLVFGSAPGEPTQPEVRKLCSVDLKREDSTKASNNSAPIIYVVTPTYRRPEMVAELTRLGQTLTLVKRIHWIVAEDSLTCTAPITGLLQRLGLSYTHLASPMPEVYRKERYVPRGVSNRRAALEWVQEHGSDRGVLFFLDDDNAIDVRLFEEMRPTETVSMWPVGLIGDYTVSSPIVKDGKVIAFYDGWPAGRKFQVDMAGFAVNVGFLKKQKKVTMPYIAGHEEDGFLKSLSLNIKDIEVKADGCTKIYVWHTRTAKNPSRALKLEKHQNDNIKVLTDNMREMGMIK is encoded by the exons ATGGATTCAGATAAA GAGCTTGGTTTGTGGGTGGCGGCCTCATTCATGGGGATGAATCGCAGGCAGCGCATTGTCATGGCCATAATTGTGAGCGGTTCCCTTGTCTACATCATCCTCACGCAG GCCTTGCTGGTGTTTGGTAGTGCCCCAGGGGAACCCACACAGCCTGAGGTCAGAAAGCTGTGTTCAGTTGACCTGAAGAGAGAAGACAGTACCAAG GCAAGTAACAACAGTGCTCCTATCATCTATGTGGTCACTCCAACATACCGTCGTCCAGAGATGGTGGCTGAACTGACGAGACTTGGTCAGACACTGACTTTAGTGAAGCGCATCCACTGGATTGTGGCTGAGGACAGCCTCACATGCACTGCCCCCATCACAGGGCTGCTTCAGAGGCTTG GTCTCTCTTATACACACCTGGCAAGTCCCATGCCAGAAGTATATCGGAAGGAGAGGTATGTCCCGAGGGGCGTCTCTAACCGCAGGGCTGCGCTGGAGTGGGTTCAAGAACATGGCTCTGACAGAGGAGTCCTGTTCTTCTTAGATGATGACAACGCAATAGATGTCCGGCTCTTTGAGGAGATGAGGCCAACAGAAACCGTTTCCATGTGGCCAGTGGGGCTTATAGGAGATTACACAGTGAGCTCACCCATTGTTAAGGAC GGTAAGGTAATTGCCTTCTATGATGGCTGGCCAGCAGGGAGAAAGTTCCAAGTAGACATGGCAGGATTTGCTGTAAATGTTGGCTTTTTGAAGAAACAG AAAAAAGTGACAATGCCTTACATAGCTGGGCACGAAGAAGATGGCTTCTTGAAGTCACTCAGTttaaacatcaaagatattgaaGTGAAGGCTGATGGCTGCACAAAAATATATGTCTGGCACACGCGCACCGCCAAAAACCCATCAAGAGCACTGAAGTTGGAGAAGCATCAGAACGACAATATTAAAGTACTTACAGACAATATGCGAGAAATggggatgataaaataa
- the LOC119573121 gene encoding galactosylgalactosylxylosylprotein 3-beta-glucuronosyltransferase S-like isoform X1: MIAPVENRSCTGSRHYLASKRMKSPSFTIELGLWVAASFMGMNRRQRIVMAIIVSGSLVYIILTQALLVFGSAPGEPTQPEVRKLCSVDLKREDSTKASNNSAPIIYVVTPTYRRPEMVAELTRLGQTLTLVKRIHWIVAEDSLTCTAPITGLLQRLGLSYTHLASPMPEVYRKERYVPRGVSNRRAALEWVQEHGSDRGVLFFLDDDNAIDVRLFEEMRPTETVSMWPVGLIGDYTVSSPIVKDGKVIAFYDGWPAGRKFQVDMAGFAVNVGFLKKQKKVTMPYIAGHEEDGFLKSLSLNIKDIEVKADGCTKIYVWHTRTAKNPSRALKLEKHQNDNIKVLTDNMREMGMIK, from the exons GAGCTTGGTTTGTGGGTGGCGGCCTCATTCATGGGGATGAATCGCAGGCAGCGCATTGTCATGGCCATAATTGTGAGCGGTTCCCTTGTCTACATCATCCTCACGCAG GCCTTGCTGGTGTTTGGTAGTGCCCCAGGGGAACCCACACAGCCTGAGGTCAGAAAGCTGTGTTCAGTTGACCTGAAGAGAGAAGACAGTACCAAG GCAAGTAACAACAGTGCTCCTATCATCTATGTGGTCACTCCAACATACCGTCGTCCAGAGATGGTGGCTGAACTGACGAGACTTGGTCAGACACTGACTTTAGTGAAGCGCATCCACTGGATTGTGGCTGAGGACAGCCTCACATGCACTGCCCCCATCACAGGGCTGCTTCAGAGGCTTG GTCTCTCTTATACACACCTGGCAAGTCCCATGCCAGAAGTATATCGGAAGGAGAGGTATGTCCCGAGGGGCGTCTCTAACCGCAGGGCTGCGCTGGAGTGGGTTCAAGAACATGGCTCTGACAGAGGAGTCCTGTTCTTCTTAGATGATGACAACGCAATAGATGTCCGGCTCTTTGAGGAGATGAGGCCAACAGAAACCGTTTCCATGTGGCCAGTGGGGCTTATAGGAGATTACACAGTGAGCTCACCCATTGTTAAGGAC GGTAAGGTAATTGCCTTCTATGATGGCTGGCCAGCAGGGAGAAAGTTCCAAGTAGACATGGCAGGATTTGCTGTAAATGTTGGCTTTTTGAAGAAACAG AAAAAAGTGACAATGCCTTACATAGCTGGGCACGAAGAAGATGGCTTCTTGAAGTCACTCAGTttaaacatcaaagatattgaaGTGAAGGCTGATGGCTGCACAAAAATATATGTCTGGCACACGCGCACCGCCAAAAACCCATCAAGAGCACTGAAGTTGGAGAAGCATCAGAACGACAATATTAAAGTACTTACAGACAATATGCGAGAAATggggatgataaaataa